The stretch of DNA AGTCCGGGACCGACTACCGGGATACCTGCCATTGCCTTGTAGGCGGCAGTAGCAGAGGAATAGGTATCCATCATTGCTTGAGCTATGGAAAGCGTCTTTCAGACTGCAAAGCCCTTCTTACCGAAGATCTCACTGGTCTTGGCAAGGTTACCGAGTATGGAACTTACTCCTTCACCCATGATTTTCGCATCTTCCCCCTTTGCATTACGGAATCAATACGGACTCATTACGGACTAAGTCCGTATTGACTCCGTAATGCTAAGGAGAATGTAGCGCAGCATGCCGATGCTGCGAGGAGGTGATACCTGTTTCTATTCACATATTTATCTTCGCAGGATCGGCATCCTGCGCTACTTGAAGGTGCCGATCCTGCGTTCGGATTTTGGACATTGTCTGGAGGTGATGCGGGATTCATGGGTCGATCACTTGTCCGGGCACGGCAAAAAACACTCAAAATCAGAGGTTTAGAATAAAATCCTTTACAAAAAGGGGCTCATGGAAATCTTGGTCTTTCCGAAAAGTCTTTAGGAGATACTTATGTCAGACAAGGTGCGTGAAACCGGCAGCAAAGCTGCAATGAAAGAAATGAAAGAAGAATATCTTCGCATGCTCGAAGAATCCTTTCAAAATACGGCGGAATTTAAAAAAGGCGACGTCGTCGAAGCCCCGATCGTGACTATTAGCGATAACTTTATCATCGTTAGTCTCGGCGGGAAATTCGATGCCTATGCCGAAATCGGCGAATATACCGATGACAAAGGCGTCCTGCATTTAAAAGTAGGAGACGCCCTGAAAGGTTTTATCGTCGATCAGAACGAGCAAGGCTACGTCGTCGGCAAGAGTTTGACCAAGCAATATGTGGACAAGCAATCGCTTTGGGATGCCTTTGATAAGAAGATCCCGGTCCACGGCAAGGTCTATTCGCTGACCAAAGGCGGATTCCAAGTGGACGTCCTTGGTGCCCGAGCTTTTTGTCCCATATCCCAGATATCCATGCGCTCGGTGGAAAATGCCGGCGATTTTATCGGCAAATCAATGGATTTCATGGTGATCGAATGCTCTGAAAACTGTCGCCGCATCGTGGTTTCTCACCGCAATCTGGAAGAAGCCGCTCAGAATGAAAAAAGACAAGCCGCCATGCAACGCATTCACATCGGTGATATCGTTCCCGGAACGGTGATGCGCATGACGGGATTTGGCGCTTTTGTCGATCTCGATGGTACCGAAGGTCTGATGCACGTATCTGAAATCGCTTGGACGCACGTCATCAAACCGCAGGACCTGCTCAAGGTCGGTCAGCAGATCGAAGTCA from Candidatus Cloacimonadaceae bacterium encodes:
- a CDS encoding S1 RNA-binding domain-containing protein, which translates into the protein MSDKVRETGSKAAMKEMKEEYLRMLEESFQNTAEFKKGDVVEAPIVTISDNFIIVSLGGKFDAYAEIGEYTDDKGVLHLKVGDALKGFIVDQNEQGYVVGKSLTKQYVDKQSLWDAFDKKIPVHGKVYSLTKGGFQVDVLGARAFCPISQISMRSVENAGDFIGKSMDFMVIECSENCRRIVVSHRNLEEAAQNEKRQAAMQRIHIGDIVPGTVMRMTGFGAFVDLDGTEGLMHVSEIAWTHVIKPQDLLKVGQQIEVKILDIKGDKIALSMKALQDNPFTLALNDLKEGDTINCRVLRLHNFGAFAELKPGVEGLIPVSEMSRSRNIAHPREVLKEGDFVQVQILRIDPDTQKISLSLKALQEDPWSTIDSIIEIGKPFEGIVESSTNFGVFVSIADGVTGLLPRSRVRKTDNNKGGDAIILMVTAIDRENHRITLDYTDRGPEEVIETRQPREDNTRRESRDFGDRGGARRSGGRQRGDDEWRKYANQQSAPSSDNPFKDL